A genomic window from Alkalihalobacillus sp. AL-G includes:
- a CDS encoding alpha/beta hydrolase has protein sequence MLKKKWGTISLGLLSVFLIIDILASFYFYDLAIKRNVKDFLTGNEDLEVSAKAIDVFLDGDWRSWYSNQDFKNWEMESFDGLTLQGYFLEAKEPTNKTVVFAHGYLGDAQDMGLYGQYYYEQLGYNIFTVDLRGHGTSEGDYIGFGWHDRLDIADWVDKVIEKQGPASEIVLHGVSMGAASVLMASGEDLPDNVKAIVADSPYTNVYDLFEYQLDRMYQLPAFPVLPSTSLITEIQAGYSLTEASALDQVKKADVPILYIHGNDDTFVPTAMSKQLYENTKSKAEMITFDEANHGEAFVIHKQKYVAKLKGFLETYLE, from the coding sequence GTGTTAAAGAAAAAATGGGGGACAATTTCTTTAGGGCTTCTTAGTGTTTTTTTAATAATTGATATCCTTGCTAGTTTTTATTTTTATGATCTGGCAATTAAACGTAACGTAAAGGACTTTTTAACAGGTAATGAAGATTTAGAAGTATCTGCAAAGGCGATCGATGTTTTCTTGGATGGTGACTGGCGATCATGGTACAGCAACCAAGACTTTAAAAACTGGGAGATGGAATCGTTTGACGGTTTGACTCTTCAAGGATATTTTTTAGAAGCAAAAGAACCGACAAATAAGACCGTTGTGTTTGCACATGGCTATCTTGGAGATGCACAAGATATGGGTCTGTATGGTCAGTATTATTATGAACAGCTGGGATACAATATATTCACAGTTGATCTTCGTGGTCATGGCACGAGTGAAGGGGACTATATCGGTTTTGGTTGGCATGATCGATTGGACATTGCCGATTGGGTGGATAAGGTGATTGAAAAGCAGGGTCCTGCGTCAGAAATTGTATTACATGGGGTCTCGATGGGTGCTGCTTCAGTTTTAATGGCGAGCGGAGAAGATCTTCCTGACAATGTCAAAGCCATCGTTGCAGACAGCCCTTATACGAATGTTTATGATTTATTTGAATATCAATTGGACCGTATGTATCAGTTACCTGCTTTTCCGGTATTGCCAAGTACAAGTCTAATCACCGAAATACAAGCGGGTTATTCGCTAACAGAAGCATCCGCATTGGATCAAGTGAAAAAAGCAGACGTACCAATTTTATATATTCACGGAAATGATGATACATTTGTGCCAACTGCAATGTCCAAACAATTATATGAAAATACGAAAAGTAAAGCGGAAATGATCACGTTTGATGAAGCCAATCACGGTGAAGCGTTTGTGATCCACAAGCAAAAGTATGTTGCAAAATTGAAGGGATTTTTGGAAACGTATCTAGAATGA
- a CDS encoding DUF3231 family protein: MATEGKKLKLTSAEITNIWTAYMNDTAALCQLQYFIEKVEDQEIKPVIQYAIELSETHIKKLHKIFNNEDYPVPYGFKLEEDVDTTAPRLYSDSFVLNYLDQMGKVGLNSYSMCLSFSVREDIYDYFSECLAESDKLLKKANDVLLSKGLYIRSPYLPIPSHIDFVKKQKFMNGYLGERRPLAGPEITNLYANFQRNALGAATLIGFTQVAKGKDVRKFLVRGKEIASKHCEVFSSILREDDITVPMSWDTEVTDSTTYTFSDKIMMFYTTSLISLSVAYYGASMSMSPRRDIGTQYTRMNQEILLFAEDGANIMIKNGWLEEPPRALDRNELAKKNN, from the coding sequence ATGGCAACGGAAGGAAAAAAGTTAAAGTTAACTTCTGCAGAAATTACAAACATATGGACTGCCTACATGAATGATACTGCAGCTCTTTGTCAGTTACAATATTTTATAGAAAAAGTTGAGGATCAAGAAATAAAACCTGTTATTCAATATGCTATAGAATTATCTGAAACACATATAAAAAAGCTACATAAAATCTTTAATAACGAGGATTACCCTGTTCCATATGGGTTCAAATTAGAAGAAGATGTGGATACTACTGCACCAAGGTTGTATTCAGATTCGTTTGTATTAAATTATCTGGATCAAATGGGAAAAGTCGGTTTGAATTCATATAGCATGTGTCTATCTTTTTCGGTAAGGGAAGATATATACGATTACTTTAGTGAGTGCCTTGCAGAATCAGATAAACTTCTAAAGAAAGCAAATGATGTTTTATTATCCAAAGGGCTTTATATCAGGTCTCCTTATCTTCCAATTCCTTCTCATATTGATTTTGTCAAGAAGCAAAAATTTATGAATGGCTATTTAGGAGAAAGAAGGCCATTAGCAGGACCTGAAATAACAAACCTTTATGCCAATTTTCAAAGAAATGCTTTAGGGGCAGCGACTCTGATAGGATTTACTCAGGTTGCTAAGGGTAAAGATGTGCGGAAGTTCCTGGTAAGAGGGAAAGAGATTGCATCCAAGCATTGTGAGGTATTTAGTTCTATCCTTAGAGAAGATGACATAACTGTTCCGATGTCATGGGATACAGAAGTGACGGATTCTACTACATACACTTTTTCTGACAAGATCATGATGTTTTATACGACATCATTAATATCGTTAAGTGTTGCTTATTATGGCGCAAGTATGTCAATGAGCCCTAGAAGAGATATTGGTACCCAGTACACTAGGATGAATCAAGAAATATTACTTTTTGCTGAAGATGGTGCCAATATCATGATTAAAAATGGATGGTTAGAGGAACCACCACGGGCATTGGATAGAAATGAATTAGCTAAGAAAAATAATTAG
- a CDS encoding DUF1259 domain-containing protein has protein sequence MNWEKKKGLCQEFARILDGMGSLDENDVCLVQRFRRLRFEILGRRTQSPLVLPQFFTFENLDSKGRALNLGETVLLQEEVNPLLTELRKRDLLVTAVHNHWLFEEPRAMYMHFESIEPPLQFAKKVREAFRVLDDRHRRNKH, from the coding sequence ATGAATTGGGAAAAGAAAAAAGGTTTGTGCCAGGAATTTGCTAGGATTCTTGATGGAATGGGAAGTTTAGATGAAAATGACGTTTGTCTTGTACAAAGATTCCGTAGACTTCGATTTGAAATTCTTGGACGCAGAACACAATCCCCGCTAGTACTTCCTCAATTTTTCACTTTTGAAAACCTTGATAGCAAAGGTAGAGCTTTAAATTTAGGGGAGACAGTTCTTTTACAGGAAGAAGTTAACCCATTATTAACAGAACTAAGAAAGCGGGATCTACTCGTTACGGCAGTCCATAACCACTGGTTATTCGAAGAACCAAGGGCTATGTATATGCACTTCGAATCGATTGAGCCACCACTACAATTCGCAAAAAAAGTCAGAGAAGCTTTTAGAGTATTAGACGACCGCCATAGACGAAATAAACATTAG
- a CDS encoding HD-GYP domain-containing protein encodes MKIIEQFDVNEFASLVGKHPNTVEEWFSKMEEKLIHYVQRINNEKVYDQNDLKLALFINDKREEKWSFDEIFKKLVKINDLRPFPSEEASKESTTIDINFNSRFERDPESLFFEIAQDNEVIQMFKYHSLRVMYIASMLAKRAECYDEDLRVAALLHDIGKMGVSKNILLKPEKLSDLEYIIIQSHSHIGNVIVRKRLGLTQAARYIRDHHEWWDGGGYPRRLVGDEISVQGRIISICDAFDTMTIDRRNYKKTTLTYDEAFSELRRCSWTQFDGNLVNMFIAMMSEAKIPEFMLNEV; translated from the coding sequence TTGAAGATAATCGAACAATTTGATGTCAATGAGTTTGCTTCTTTGGTCGGTAAACATCCAAATACCGTAGAAGAATGGTTTAGCAAAATGGAAGAAAAATTAATTCATTACGTTCAACGAATTAATAATGAAAAGGTGTATGACCAAAACGATCTGAAACTAGCTTTATTTATAAATGACAAACGCGAAGAAAAGTGGTCGTTTGATGAAATTTTTAAGAAACTGGTCAAAATTAATGATCTCCGTCCCTTCCCTAGTGAAGAGGCATCTAAAGAATCTACCACAATCGATATTAACTTTAATTCAAGATTCGAACGTGACCCTGAATCGCTTTTTTTCGAGATTGCCCAGGATAATGAAGTAATTCAAATGTTCAAGTATCATTCGTTAAGAGTAATGTACATTGCAAGTATGTTAGCTAAGAGAGCTGAATGCTATGACGAAGATTTACGTGTAGCTGCATTACTTCATGATATAGGCAAAATGGGTGTTTCGAAAAACATATTGTTAAAGCCAGAAAAATTAAGTGATTTAGAATACATAATCATCCAAAGCCATTCTCATATTGGAAATGTCATCGTTCGAAAAAGACTTGGACTGACTCAAGCAGCAAGATACATACGGGATCATCATGAGTGGTGGGATGGTGGCGGTTATCCGCGTCGGTTGGTTGGAGATGAGATTTCGGTACAAGGTCGAATAATCTCAATTTGTGATGCCTTTGACACAATGACGATTGACCGTCGTAACTATAAAAAGACAACGTTGACCTATGATGAGGCGTTTAGTGAATTGCGTCGCTGTTCTTGGACACAGTTTGATGGAAATTTAGTAAATATGTTTATTGCGATGATGAGCGAAGCCAAAATACCTGAGTTCATGCTTAACGAAGTATAA
- a CDS encoding YqaE/Pmp3 family membrane protein — translation MLYLLALILPPLAVFLTGRKTQTLLNIILTIIGWLPGVIHAFFIVHKHNERRSSVV, via the coding sequence ATGCTTTACTTACTTGCTTTAATACTTCCACCGCTAGCAGTATTCTTAACTGGAAGGAAGACACAAACTTTATTAAATATCATTTTAACGATAATTGGATGGTTGCCAGGTGTGATACACGCATTCTTTATTGTACACAAACATAATGAGCGAAGAAGCAGTGTGGTGTAG
- a CDS encoding B3/4 domain-containing protein: protein MTITISNQMQNLSPDFKIGVIQYHNITVEDSPKMLAGRLQLYQESLMLEADEKPISSIEPIQEWRQLFKKAGTDPSRYRPSSEALLRRVYKGQQLGPIHSAADTNNFFSLQYKLPLGIYDLAHLKGDVAIDIGSEEDHYEAINGRNTDMKGKVLSRDATGAFGSPIIDSKRTMVTEDTKDALHLVYFQPSLTEENAAEMLDAIQKMFIQIHGGSATTEVVVAN, encoded by the coding sequence ATGACCATCACCATTTCTAATCAAATGCAAAACCTATCCCCTGATTTTAAAATCGGGGTCATTCAGTATCATAATATCACGGTTGAAGACTCTCCTAAAATGTTAGCTGGACGCCTCCAATTGTATCAAGAATCACTTATGTTAGAGGCTGATGAGAAGCCGATTTCTTCAATCGAACCGATTCAGGAGTGGCGGCAGCTTTTTAAAAAAGCAGGAACAGACCCTTCGAGGTATCGACCCTCCTCAGAAGCATTATTAAGACGTGTTTACAAGGGTCAGCAGCTTGGACCAATCCACTCTGCAGCAGATACGAATAACTTCTTTTCGTTACAATACAAGTTACCATTAGGCATTTATGATTTGGCCCACCTTAAAGGGGATGTTGCTATCGATATTGGTTCAGAAGAGGATCACTACGAAGCAATCAATGGTCGTAACACAGATATGAAAGGTAAAGTCCTCTCCCGCGATGCCACCGGGGCATTCGGAAGCCCTATCATTGATTCAAAGCGGACAATGGTTACAGAAGATACGAAGGACGCACTACACCTCGTTTATTTCCAACCATCACTAACTGAAGAAAATGCCGCTGAAATGCTCGATGCGATCCAAAAAATGTTCATCCAAATTCACGGAGGCTCTGCAACAACTGAAGTCGTTGTCGCAAATTAA
- a CDS encoding ABC-ATPase domain-containing protein, producing MHRLRSLLQKIDGRGYKAYKEIRGSYEFDGYRLHIDHVQGDPFASPSKIRLEVPKSRTVLKGEWETTSQRKVRLEDTITRSVAISIHEQDKRASGSGKSGLIAIDEPSQEVLERTSVQLSATSIFICLTIGLPAKGRTVLGRQAEKIFNAILPEIVRDSIFSLKEAALLKAIQLCDQQDAIRAFLEKEGLVAFIANGSVLPRESGVSDHPLKSGDVVPFQSPHSLEVSIKIPHRQDSITGMAITEGITLIVGGGYHGKSTVLESIERGVYDHIEGDGREFVLTNETAMKVRAEDGRKITSVNISPFIKNLPFGKTTDRFTSEDASGSTSQAATIIESLEAGTEVLLIDEDTSATNFMIRDQRMQQLVSKDREPITPFIDKVKQLYSEHAVSTLLVMGGSGDYFDVADTVVLMDQYRPYDVTSKAKEIAQSTATGRREEGGERFGDHECRMPSPASLNSRKGKRSKVAARGLKTIQYGMTDIKLDYVEQLTDPSQTRGIAEILHFIEKKNWLGTMTFSELLEKVEKQIHEQGLASFTDFPNAHPGDLARPRMLELASAINRLRTLKINDR from the coding sequence TTGCATAGACTAAGGAGTTTGCTGCAAAAGATTGATGGCAGAGGATATAAAGCGTATAAGGAGATTCGCGGATCCTACGAATTTGATGGATATCGTCTACATATTGATCATGTACAGGGGGATCCGTTTGCGAGTCCATCTAAAATTCGGCTAGAAGTACCCAAATCAAGAACGGTTTTAAAAGGGGAATGGGAGACGACTTCGCAGCGGAAAGTCCGTTTAGAAGATACAATCACCCGAAGTGTTGCCATTTCGATTCACGAGCAAGATAAACGTGCAAGTGGGTCGGGAAAAAGCGGATTGATTGCGATTGACGAACCGAGCCAAGAGGTGCTCGAGCGGACATCCGTGCAATTATCTGCAACCTCCATTTTCATTTGCCTCACGATCGGGTTGCCTGCTAAAGGTCGTACTGTGTTAGGTCGCCAAGCTGAGAAAATTTTTAATGCAATCCTTCCTGAGATTGTTCGGGATTCGATTTTTTCATTAAAGGAAGCAGCACTTTTGAAGGCCATTCAACTTTGTGATCAACAGGATGCCATTCGTGCGTTTTTGGAAAAAGAGGGTCTTGTGGCGTTCATTGCGAATGGGTCAGTTTTGCCAAGGGAGAGTGGAGTCAGCGATCATCCACTTAAATCAGGCGATGTTGTTCCATTTCAATCGCCACATTCGCTTGAAGTTTCAATCAAAATACCTCATCGACAGGATTCGATTACGGGGATGGCGATCACTGAAGGCATCACGCTAATCGTTGGTGGAGGTTATCATGGAAAGAGTACAGTCCTTGAATCGATTGAGCGGGGTGTTTATGATCATATTGAAGGGGATGGCCGAGAGTTTGTCCTCACGAATGAAACGGCAATGAAGGTTAGAGCGGAGGATGGCCGGAAAATTACGAGTGTGAATATTTCTCCGTTTATCAAAAACCTGCCTTTCGGAAAAACAACGGACCGTTTTACATCTGAGGATGCAAGCGGCAGTACTTCACAGGCGGCAACAATCATTGAATCACTTGAGGCGGGTACTGAAGTTTTACTAATTGATGAGGACACAAGTGCGACGAATTTCATGATCCGTGATCAGCGTATGCAGCAGCTTGTATCAAAGGATAGGGAACCAATCACACCGTTCATAGATAAGGTGAAACAACTTTATAGTGAGCATGCTGTTTCGACGCTTCTAGTTATGGGAGGCTCCGGCGATTATTTTGATGTTGCTGATACGGTAGTCTTGATGGATCAGTATCGACCATATGATGTCACCTCTAAGGCAAAGGAGATCGCTCAAAGCACAGCTACAGGACGTCGTGAGGAAGGTGGGGAACGATTTGGGGATCATGAATGTCGGATGCCTTCTCCAGCAAGTCTTAACAGTCGGAAAGGCAAAAGATCGAAAGTAGCTGCTAGAGGGCTGAAGACGATCCAATACGGAATGACAGATATTAAACTCGATTATGTAGAGCAACTGACCGATCCAAGCCAAACGAGAGGCATTGCGGAAATCCTCCATTTTATCGAGAAAAAGAATTGGTTAGGAACGATGACATTCTCCGAACTGCTTGAAAAAGTTGAGAAGCAAATCCACGAACAGGGATTGGCTTCATTTACAGATTTTCCTAATGCGCATCCTGGTGACTTGGCGCGGCCGCGTATGTTAGAATTAGCTTCAGCAATCAATCGATTACGTACGTTAAAAATAAATGATAGATAA
- the queG gene encoding tRNA epoxyqueuosine(34) reductase QueG produces MTGAQLKEEVIAYSKTIGIDKIGFTTTDPFLELKERLRTQQEFGYQSGFEESDIEKRTNPGLLLPKARSIISIALAYPSKLKDAPKSTKEERRGIFCRASWGKDYHHILRDRMQKLEQFISEVSPEAKVISMVDTGELSDRAVAERAGIGWSGKNCATITPEFGSYVYLGELITTIPFPPDQPMTDQCGTCNKCVEACPTGALVTGGQLDANKCIAFLTQTKGFLPEQYREKIGNRLYGCDTCQQVCPENKGIDIHHHPEMEPDPEVAKPKLKSLLSISNREFKEKFGPVSGSWRGKKPIQRNAIIALGNFKDVTAVPDLIDVMMKDPRPVIRGTAAWSLGKIGGSEVENALKQAKEKENETIVVAEIDKSLNLMDKQVIS; encoded by the coding sequence ATGACAGGTGCCCAGTTGAAAGAGGAAGTCATTGCATATAGTAAAACAATCGGAATCGATAAAATTGGATTCACGACAACGGACCCATTTTTAGAGCTGAAGGAACGGCTACGAACTCAACAGGAATTCGGATATCAATCAGGTTTTGAAGAGTCGGATATTGAAAAGCGAACCAATCCTGGGCTGCTGCTTCCGAAAGCGCGCTCGATTATTTCGATTGCACTAGCGTATCCTTCTAAATTGAAAGATGCACCGAAAAGCACGAAGGAAGAGCGTCGAGGTATTTTTTGCAGAGCATCATGGGGTAAGGATTATCACCACATCCTTCGTGACCGGATGCAAAAGCTTGAGCAATTTATAAGTGAAGTCTCACCAGAAGCCAAGGTTATTTCGATGGTCGATACAGGAGAGCTCTCAGATCGAGCAGTCGCTGAGAGGGCTGGGATTGGCTGGAGCGGTAAAAACTGCGCAACCATTACACCTGAGTTTGGCTCCTACGTCTATTTGGGTGAATTGATCACTACGATACCATTTCCACCTGACCAACCGATGACGGATCAATGTGGTACGTGTAATAAATGCGTGGAGGCATGTCCGACCGGTGCACTCGTTACTGGCGGCCAGTTGGATGCCAACAAATGTATTGCTTTTTTAACCCAAACAAAAGGGTTTCTACCTGAGCAGTATCGCGAAAAAATCGGCAATCGACTGTATGGCTGCGATACGTGTCAGCAGGTTTGTCCTGAGAATAAAGGAATCGACATTCATCATCATCCTGAAATGGAGCCGGATCCTGAAGTCGCAAAGCCGAAGCTGAAATCATTGCTTTCGATAAGCAATCGTGAGTTCAAGGAGAAGTTCGGACCTGTTTCTGGATCATGGAGAGGGAAGAAACCCATCCAGCGCAATGCAATTATCGCCCTTGGGAATTTTAAAGATGTAACGGCGGTTCCAGATCTAATTGATGTGATGATGAAGGATCCAAGACCAGTCATTCGCGGGACAGCTGCATGGTCTCTAGGTAAAATAGGTGGCTCAGAAGTTGAAAATGCGCTTAAACAAGCAAAAGAGAAAGAAAACGAGACGATAGTAGTAGCAGAAATTGATAAAAGCCTAAATTTGATGGATAAACAAGTTATTTCGTAA
- a CDS encoding methylated-DNA--[protein]-cysteine S-methyltransferase, with the protein MFTRQSVQYGEMECILGPLTLLKTDKGLCRIDFGTAEDNLPLIKAWLKKQLITAELELQQESMEPYIVQLEEYFARQRTVFDIPLDLFGTRFQKQVWDGLMHIPYGETYSYKDIATLIGSPKAVRAIGSANNKNPMPIIIPCHRVIGSNGCLVGYGGGLDKKEVLLNLEQQPSQICS; encoded by the coding sequence ATGTTTACTAGACAGAGCGTGCAATATGGGGAAATGGAATGTATTCTTGGTCCCCTGACACTTTTGAAAACAGATAAGGGATTGTGCCGGATCGATTTTGGGACGGCCGAAGACAATTTACCTCTTATTAAAGCATGGCTCAAAAAACAGCTGATCACAGCTGAACTGGAGCTGCAGCAAGAATCAATGGAACCCTATATTGTTCAACTGGAAGAGTATTTTGCACGTCAGCGTACGGTGTTTGATATTCCGCTCGATCTTTTTGGGACGCGATTTCAAAAGCAAGTGTGGGATGGACTGATGCATATACCATATGGCGAGACATATTCATACAAAGACATCGCTACCTTGATTGGATCGCCTAAGGCTGTTCGTGCAATAGGTAGCGCCAATAATAAAAATCCAATGCCAATCATTATTCCTTGTCATCGTGTGATTGGAAGTAACGGTTGCTTAGTAGGGTACGGCGGCGGTCTTGATAAAAAGGAAGTATTATTAAATCTCGAGCAACAACCTTCACAAATTTGTTCATGA
- a CDS encoding amidase domain-containing protein has product MEWLTSLRLFIEEYNASFTREQIYDQRLSQLEREALDRKLKSMDDRGAVIVNAKVKVKILESRSDDVERDVTYLILRSYLIKQNNKFYVEESMERRKAILHDNVIRQDEGLNREGDMKADIVNLDRDPDIAPMPRYRYNRLEAVKYAERWWNSHNTAYRLFDNDCTNFISQCLHAGGAPMRGHPNRSKGWWYSGSTWSYSWAVANALRWYLSGSKQGLRGEEVGSPEQLMLGDVICYDFDGDGRWQHNTMVVAKDDYGMPLVNAHTYNSRMRYWEYTDSTAYTPKIKYKFFRIVDG; this is encoded by the coding sequence ATGGAATGGCTTACGTCACTTAGACTGTTTATTGAAGAGTACAACGCATCCTTCACACGGGAACAGATTTATGACCAGCGTCTGAGTCAATTGGAAAGAGAAGCCCTTGATCGGAAGTTGAAAAGTATGGATGATCGTGGTGCGGTAATCGTGAATGCGAAGGTGAAAGTGAAAATCCTAGAAAGTCGTTCTGATGATGTAGAACGGGATGTAACCTACTTAATTCTTCGCTCGTATTTAATCAAACAAAATAATAAATTTTATGTAGAAGAAAGTATGGAAAGGCGAAAAGCGATTCTCCATGACAATGTAATCCGTCAAGATGAAGGCTTAAATCGCGAGGGGGATATGAAAGCCGATATCGTAAATCTTGACCGAGATCCGGATATAGCTCCGATGCCACGCTATCGATATAATCGTCTGGAGGCAGTAAAGTACGCTGAAAGATGGTGGAACTCACATAACACTGCTTACCGTTTGTTTGATAATGATTGTACGAACTTCATTTCCCAATGCTTGCATGCAGGAGGTGCTCCGATGCGGGGGCATCCGAACCGCTCCAAAGGCTGGTGGTACAGCGGGAGTACCTGGAGTTACAGCTGGGCTGTCGCTAATGCATTAAGGTGGTACTTAAGCGGTTCAAAGCAAGGCTTACGGGGCGAGGAGGTCGGGTCGCCTGAACAATTAATGCTCGGTGATGTCATTTGTTATGATTTTGATGGGGACGGTAGGTGGCAGCACAATACGATGGTCGTGGCCAAGGATGATTACGGAATGCCTCTTGTTAATGCGCACACTTATAATAGCCGGATGAGGTACTGGGAGTATACCGATTCCACTGCGTATACGCCTAAAATCAAATATAAATTCTTTCGTATTGTAGACGGTTGA
- the trmL gene encoding tRNA (uridine(34)/cytosine(34)/5-carboxymethylaminomethyluridine(34)-2'-O)-methyltransferase TrmL — protein MSIHVVLYQPEIPANTGNIARTCAATDTTLHLIRPLGFSTEDKMLKRAGLDYWKFVNIVYYDSLEEFFEHNIGQYFYLTKHGKKPHSDFDYSDQNEDYYFIFGRETTGLPDQLLEENMERCLRIPMNDNVRSLNLSNTAAILIYEALRQQSYLDLY, from the coding sequence TTGTCAATACATGTAGTTTTATACCAACCGGAAATCCCCGCAAACACAGGAAACATTGCCAGAACCTGTGCAGCAACAGATACGACACTACACTTGATCCGTCCGCTCGGATTTTCGACTGAGGATAAAATGTTAAAACGTGCGGGACTTGATTATTGGAAGTTTGTGAACATTGTCTATTACGACTCTCTAGAGGAGTTTTTCGAGCATAACATAGGACAGTACTTTTATTTGACAAAGCACGGAAAGAAGCCGCACAGTGATTTCGATTACAGTGATCAGAACGAGGATTATTATTTCATTTTCGGCCGCGAAACAACGGGTCTTCCCGATCAGCTTTTAGAGGAAAATATGGAGAGATGCTTACGAATTCCGATGAATGATAACGTACGGTCGCTTAACCTTTCGAATACAGCAGCAATTCTTATCTATGAAGCACTACGTCAACAAAGTTATCTAGATCTTTATTAA
- a CDS encoding DUF5366 family protein, protein MLGKNTYLTGYFPLFAIILYSASFGFLTEEYLVSQLQRLGIYQGMTELFSISTVQVSLWFIMCLFFFMLFAALKLISDTLIELSLFFFSKESEGHTLNQVRSGSSIFLVGGLCSILFIKSGILLLVSFTLACFIYFCFFIYKASEKLSIAGMFGVVFMNLLFWVFFTSGVVYAFLKVYGALMSGILSGT, encoded by the coding sequence ATGCTTGGGAAAAATACATATCTGACGGGTTACTTTCCGTTGTTCGCAATTATATTATACAGTGCTTCATTCGGATTCCTTACCGAGGAATACTTAGTCTCACAATTACAACGACTTGGAATATATCAGGGGATGACCGAGCTGTTTTCGATCAGTACGGTACAGGTTTCCTTATGGTTCATTATGTGCCTATTCTTTTTCATGCTGTTTGCCGCCCTTAAACTCATTTCGGACACCTTAATTGAATTGTCACTATTTTTCTTTTCAAAAGAGAGTGAAGGGCATACGTTAAATCAAGTTCGCTCAGGGAGTTCCATATTTCTGGTCGGTGGCTTGTGCTCAATTTTATTCATCAAGTCGGGTATTCTGCTACTCGTGTCCTTCACGTTAGCTTGCTTTATTTATTTTTGCTTTTTTATTTATAAGGCAAGTGAGAAATTATCGATTGCAGGTATGTTTGGAGTCGTATTCATGAATCTGCTCTTTTGGGTGTTTTTCACATCAGGAGTCGTCTATGCCTTTTTAAAAGTATACGGCGCACTCATGTCTGGAATTTTGTCCGGAACATAA